One genomic region from Halococcus qingdaonensis encodes:
- a CDS encoding alkaline phosphatase family protein, with amino-acid sequence MTDGDAGRAIVLDVIGLEREHVAAGLAPNIADLVADSARADLQSPFPAVTLPVQSTLATGQSPENHGDVANGEYDRENDTAALWERDSESRDRLWESASEAGLTTGVLCFQHLIGTTADVALTPSPIEDEENNILEMNCWTNPDGFYDELEAEYGHFPLHTYWGPGANEESTAWILDAAREAIDRYDPDLLWIYIPYLDYAGLAHGASSDELREAIGVADDLVGDFLDFLRDGERWGETAVNVVSEYGFHDVDTPVFPNRALREAGLLSVQDDGEGGEEIDLPNSRAFALVDHQVAHVYADEDVVDEARDALTGLDGVERVLDEEGKEEYGVAHPNAGELVCVAERSGWFQYYWWFDDANAPYYARDMDIHAKPGFDPVELFFGEEGLVSLDASKVGGSHGRADVDGFYGLGGPAAPDSVPDDVDARAVAPTLTDLLDVDVETAFELDAL; translated from the coding sequence ATGACTGACGGCGACGCGGGGCGGGCGATCGTCCTCGACGTCATCGGTCTCGAACGCGAGCACGTCGCGGCGGGGCTCGCGCCGAACATCGCCGATCTCGTGGCCGACAGCGCGCGTGCGGACCTCCAGTCGCCGTTCCCAGCCGTCACACTCCCCGTCCAGAGCACGCTCGCGACGGGCCAGTCGCCCGAAAACCACGGCGACGTGGCCAACGGCGAGTACGACCGGGAGAACGATACGGCGGCGCTCTGGGAGCGCGACAGCGAGAGCCGGGATCGCCTCTGGGAGAGCGCGAGCGAGGCGGGGCTCACCACCGGCGTGCTCTGCTTTCAGCATCTCATCGGGACGACGGCGGACGTCGCGCTCACGCCCTCGCCGATCGAGGACGAGGAGAACAATATTTTAGAGATGAACTGCTGGACGAACCCCGACGGGTTCTACGACGAGCTCGAAGCCGAGTACGGCCACTTCCCGCTCCACACCTACTGGGGTCCCGGCGCGAACGAGGAATCGACCGCGTGGATCCTCGACGCCGCCCGCGAGGCCATCGACCGCTACGATCCCGACCTGCTCTGGATCTACATCCCGTATCTCGACTACGCGGGGCTGGCCCACGGCGCGAGCAGCGACGAACTCCGCGAGGCGATCGGCGTTGCCGACGACCTCGTCGGCGATTTCCTCGACTTCCTGCGCGACGGCGAGCGCTGGGGCGAAACGGCAGTGAACGTCGTCAGCGAGTACGGCTTCCACGACGTCGACACACCCGTGTTCCCGAATCGCGCGCTGCGCGAGGCGGGACTGCTCTCGGTCCAAGACGACGGCGAGGGCGGCGAGGAGATCGACCTCCCGAACTCGCGGGCATTCGCGCTGGTCGATCACCAAGTGGCCCACGTTTACGCCGACGAGGACGTCGTCGACGAGGCGCGCGACGCACTCACCGGACTCGATGGCGTCGAGCGCGTGCTCGACGAGGAAGGGAAAGAGGAGTACGGCGTCGCCCACCCGAACGCCGGCGAGCTCGTCTGCGTCGCCGAGCGATCGGGTTGGTTCCAGTATTACTGGTGGTTCGACGACGCGAACGCACCGTACTACGCCCGCGACATGGACATCCACGCGAAACCCGGCTTCGACCCCGTCGAGCTGTTCTTCGGCGAGGAGGGGCTCGTCTCGCTCGATGCCTCGAAGGTCGGCGGCTCGCACGGCCGCGCCGACGTCGACGGGTTCTACGGGCTGGGCGGCCCGGCGGCTCCCGACTCGGTACCCGACGACGTGGACGCACGGGCGGTCGCGCCGACGCTCACCGATCTGCTCGATGTCGACGTCGAAACGGCGTTCGAACTCGACGCGCTGTAA
- the folP gene encoding dihydropteroate synthase yields MEFHEAANFLFDLRRYPPRPGLDATDDLLSVLDDPHEGIAFVQIAGSNGKGSTARMVASVLREAGLDVGLYTSPHLDSVRERVRVGGRMISESALADYVATIRPYVLERAADGDAPTFFEVVTGMALWEFRRQSVDVAVLEVGLGGRYDATSVVDPVASAITSVTLEHTDMLGDTVAEIGRDMATVAPQENSIVTAATGDARAAIEESAGDAVTVGSDGDVSVTHEGRTGVENAIRLSGRDWTVETRLSLLGAHQAENAGIAAALAQQVAGEFDIECGEETLARGLRAAYWPGRFEVLERDPLVVLDGAHNPGACERLADTLDEFDFEDLHLVFGALADKDHQGMVDALPTPEHVVACRPDVPRAEDNAVLAEVFDDSRVDTRSDVTDALQTALDDAEPDDCVLVCGSLYVVREARTRWSRLDVPKEIDGLDDARRAIKGTHVTDAGAYRMRGKAVHRALKTRVRPRQAQYLKEELLSLGGECSISGLNDQDEESLDVLMLATLAQFKRLTEKLAGQPYGLAPLANDIREALSIGVAPEKHGYPWEEGTAVMGILNVTPDSFHDGGEFDTTEEAVQQAETMIDEGVDIIDVGGESTRPGAEPVSDDEECDRVVPVIERIAELDALVSIDTRKAAVARAALDAGADIINDVTGLDDPEMRFVAADYDCPLVVMHSIDAPVDPDADIEYDDVVEDTIRELRERVLLAEKAGLDREQIIVDPGIGFGKSKRENFAILDRLGEFRALDCPILFGHSHKSMFDLVGSEASERLSATVAASALAAERGADIVRVHDVAESVAAVGVSEAANAPNEFDGSHD; encoded by the coding sequence ATGGAGTTCCACGAGGCGGCAAACTTCCTCTTCGACCTGCGTCGGTATCCGCCCCGCCCGGGCCTGGACGCCACCGACGACCTACTCTCCGTTCTCGACGATCCACACGAGGGGATCGCGTTCGTCCAGATCGCCGGCTCCAACGGTAAGGGGAGCACGGCGAGGATGGTCGCATCGGTGCTCCGGGAAGCGGGTCTCGACGTCGGTCTCTACACCTCGCCGCATCTCGATTCCGTTCGCGAGCGCGTCCGCGTCGGCGGCCGCATGATCTCCGAGAGCGCGCTCGCCGACTACGTCGCAACGATCCGTCCCTACGTCCTGGAGCGGGCCGCCGACGGCGATGCCCCCACCTTCTTCGAGGTCGTCACGGGGATGGCGCTGTGGGAGTTCCGCCGCCAGTCGGTCGACGTCGCCGTGCTCGAAGTCGGTCTCGGTGGGCGCTACGACGCGACCAGCGTCGTCGATCCGGTGGCCAGCGCCATCACCAGCGTCACGCTCGAACACACCGACATGCTCGGCGACACAGTTGCGGAGATCGGCCGTGACATGGCCACCGTCGCACCCCAGGAAAACAGCATTGTGACCGCCGCGACCGGCGACGCGCGCGCGGCGATCGAGGAGAGCGCTGGCGACGCCGTGACGGTCGGCTCGGACGGCGACGTCTCGGTGACACACGAGGGCCGAACGGGCGTCGAGAACGCCATCCGGCTCTCCGGCCGGGACTGGACCGTCGAAACCCGACTCTCACTTCTTGGGGCCCATCAGGCCGAGAACGCCGGCATCGCGGCGGCGCTCGCCCAACAGGTCGCCGGCGAATTCGACATCGAGTGTGGCGAGGAAACGCTTGCGCGCGGCCTGCGCGCGGCCTACTGGCCCGGTCGGTTCGAGGTGCTCGAACGCGATCCGCTGGTCGTGCTCGACGGTGCGCACAACCCCGGCGCGTGCGAGCGCCTCGCCGACACGCTCGACGAGTTCGATTTCGAGGACCTCCACCTCGTGTTCGGCGCGCTCGCGGACAAGGATCACCAGGGGATGGTCGATGCACTGCCGACGCCCGAACACGTCGTCGCCTGCCGGCCGGACGTCCCGCGCGCCGAAGACAACGCGGTTCTCGCGGAGGTGTTCGACGACAGTCGCGTCGATACCCGCAGCGACGTCACCGACGCGCTCCAGACCGCTCTCGATGACGCCGAGCCGGACGACTGCGTGCTCGTCTGTGGCTCGCTCTACGTCGTTCGCGAGGCACGGACGCGCTGGAGTCGCCTCGACGTGCCCAAGGAAATCGACGGACTCGACGACGCCCGGCGCGCGATCAAGGGGACGCACGTCACCGACGCGGGGGCCTATCGGATGCGCGGCAAGGCCGTCCATCGAGCGCTGAAGACCCGCGTGCGCCCGCGACAGGCACAGTATCTCAAAGAAGAGCTGCTCTCACTCGGCGGCGAGTGTTCGATCTCGGGGCTCAACGACCAGGACGAGGAGTCGCTCGACGTGCTCATGCTCGCCACGCTCGCGCAGTTCAAACGCCTCACCGAGAAGCTCGCCGGCCAGCCCTACGGGTTGGCACCGCTCGCCAACGACATCCGTGAGGCGCTCTCGATCGGTGTCGCACCCGAAAAGCACGGCTATCCCTGGGAGGAGGGGACGGCGGTGATGGGCATTCTCAACGTGACACCCGACAGTTTCCACGATGGTGGTGAGTTCGATACTACGGAAGAGGCGGTCCAGCAGGCCGAGACGATGATCGACGAAGGCGTCGACATCATCGACGTGGGTGGCGAGAGCACCCGCCCGGGCGCGGAACCCGTCTCGGACGATGAGGAGTGCGATCGGGTAGTGCCCGTCATCGAGCGCATCGCCGAACTCGACGCTCTCGTCTCGATCGACACCCGGAAGGCGGCGGTCGCGCGCGCAGCGCTCGATGCCGGCGCGGATATCATCAACGACGTCACGGGGCTCGACGATCCGGAGATGCGGTTCGTCGCCGCCGACTACGACTGCCCGCTCGTCGTGATGCACAGCATCGACGCGCCCGTCGATCCCGATGCCGACATCGAATACGACGACGTGGTCGAGGACACGATCCGCGAACTGCGCGAGCGCGTGCTGCTCGCCGAGAAGGCAGGCCTCGATCGCGAGCAGATCATCGTCGACCCCGGCATCGGCTTCGGCAAGAGCAAGCGGGAGAACTTCGCGATCCTCGACCGACTGGGCGAGTTCCGCGCGCTCGACTGCCCGATCCTGTTCGGCCACTCGCACAAGTCGATGTTCGATCTCGTCGGCAGCGAGGCGAGCGAGCGCCTGTCGGCGACGGTGGCCGCGAGCGCACTGGCCGCCGAGCGCGGTGCGGACATCGTCCGTGTCCACGACGTCGCCGAGAGCGTCGCCGCCGTCGGCGTCAGCGAGGCAGCGAACGCACCGAACGAATTCGACGGATCACACGATTAG
- a CDS encoding sugar phosphate isomerase/epimerase family protein, whose product MKFGFSANAFREYDAREAIEIVADAGYDGIELLFDEPHLYPPEASEDDIEEIGQALAANDLAIGNCNAFMLTAIEGFHHPSYIEPDTDYRQQRIDYTKAALRTAAALGHGYISIEPGGPIPDEKSREWAVETFVESLEEVLPVAEEVGVDLHVEPEPDLLIETSEEFLEFAERIDHPRIRCNFDAGHLFSVGEDPIEAFDRLAEYTDHIHLEDIPADRRHEHTQLGDGALPIDEFLDALDSREYDGFVTIELYPYEETAAETAREAMAYLEDGGWI is encoded by the coding sequence ATGAAGTTCGGGTTCTCCGCGAACGCCTTTCGGGAGTACGACGCGCGCGAGGCGATCGAGATCGTCGCCGACGCGGGCTACGATGGCATCGAACTGCTGTTCGACGAGCCACATCTCTACCCGCCCGAGGCGAGCGAGGACGATATCGAGGAGATCGGTCAAGCGCTCGCCGCGAACGATCTCGCCATCGGCAACTGCAACGCGTTCATGCTGACCGCCATCGAGGGGTTCCACCATCCCTCCTACATCGAGCCGGACACGGACTACCGCCAGCAGCGCATCGACTACACGAAAGCCGCCCTCCGGACGGCAGCCGCGCTCGGACATGGATATATCTCGATCGAACCCGGTGGCCCTATCCCGGACGAAAAATCTCGCGAGTGGGCCGTCGAGACGTTCGTCGAGAGCCTCGAAGAGGTCCTCCCGGTCGCCGAGGAGGTGGGTGTGGACCTGCACGTCGAACCCGAACCGGACCTCCTCATCGAGACCTCGGAGGAGTTCTTGGAGTTCGCCGAGCGCATCGACCACCCACGAATTCGCTGTAACTTCGACGCGGGCCATCTGTTCAGCGTCGGCGAAGATCCCATCGAAGCGTTCGACCGGCTCGCGGAGTACACCGATCACATCCATCTGGAGGACATCCCCGCAGACCGCCGCCACGAACACACCCAGCTCGGTGACGGCGCACTACCGATCGACGAGTTTCTCGATGCACTCGATTCGCGGGAGTACGACGGGTTCGTGACGATCGAGCTCTACCCCTACGAGGAGACGGCGGCCGAGACCGCCCGCGAGGCGATGGCCTATCTTGAAGACGGTGGGTGGATCTGA
- a CDS encoding AAA family ATPase encodes MIEPGPESESGLLDREGLSNVEKWLAPAVGVVVVLVLLAGVGFLVTDYLGGSPSGPNDADRAGVAAPGNNTTIPATTTNATATTAQPTATIVETTTTATPTPTPTATDTPTDTPTPTDTDTPTPTETDTATPTTTPTPEPTATATPTSEATETPTETPTPTPTPTETATPTETPTATETPTPTDTPPPEAAAQSETETTTQTTTDEPTTEAETQLTTDSATTTTSTATATDTPTAEAAETPSSTESSTATPTSTPTATQTPTATVTETSTPTPTDSAATAATAETTSQTAEPTTQTAEPTTERTTTATQTATTTTTATRRSATTA; translated from the coding sequence GTGATCGAACCGGGGCCGGAATCGGAGTCGGGGCTGCTCGACCGCGAGGGGCTCTCGAACGTCGAGAAGTGGTTAGCGCCCGCCGTCGGCGTCGTCGTCGTGCTCGTCCTGCTGGCGGGCGTGGGCTTTCTCGTCACCGACTATCTCGGCGGCAGTCCGAGCGGCCCGAACGACGCCGACCGCGCCGGCGTGGCCGCTCCAGGGAACAACACGACGATCCCCGCGACCACCACGAACGCCACGGCGACGACCGCCCAGCCGACGGCAACGATCGTAGAGACGACCACGACGGCGACGCCGACTCCGACACCGACGGCAACCGACACGCCAACGGACACGCCGACACCGACCGATACGGACACCCCGACGCCGACCGAAACCGACACAGCAACGCCGACCACGACGCCAACGCCGGAACCGACGGCCACGGCGACGCCGACGTCCGAGGCGACCGAGACACCGACGGAGACGCCCACGCCGACCCCGACGCCGACCGAGACGGCAACCCCCACGGAAACGCCGACGGCAACCGAAACGCCGACGCCAACTGATACACCACCACCTGAAGCGGCCGCCCAGAGTGAGACGGAGACGACCACCCAAACGACGACCGACGAACCGACAACCGAAGCCGAAACCCAACTCACGACGGATTCTGCGACGACCACGACATCGACAGCGACGGCCACGGACACGCCGACAGCAGAGGCGGCCGAAACCCCTTCTTCGACGGAATCGTCGACCGCGACGCCGACTTCGACGCCAACCGCAACGCAGACGCCGACAGCTACCGTGACCGAGACGTCGACACCAACTCCAACTGACTCGGCAGCGACGGCCGCGACCGCCGAGACAACGAGTCAGACGGCAGAACCGACGACGCAGACGGCGGAGCCAACGACAGAACGCACGACGACAGCAACGCAGACGGCAACCACGACCACGACCGCGACGCGTCGTTCCGCAACGACGGCCTAA
- a CDS encoding sugar phosphate isomerase/epimerase family protein, with amino-acid sequence MVELAFSTNAYTRHALPDAIERIADHGYAGVEILGDEPHAFFPDFGEDDRNELSTVLDDTGIEVSNINANTATGYYDDVPPSSFFDPSVVTADDEGREWRIDYTKRAIDLADEVGAPAVCLATGRPLPGNPPNRAYEYLLDSLDTICEYADERDVEVGIEYEPELLVECTEEVLELIQDVGHDALGVNLDVGHAAVYGEDPAETIRRCAGHITGVHLEDIVGGVRGKHYHRIPGEGDLDFRAIFDALDDIEYGGFATLELYTYPDEPDRAASEAYEALSSYC; translated from the coding sequence ATGGTCGAACTGGCATTTTCGACGAACGCCTACACGCGCCACGCGCTGCCGGACGCGATCGAACGCATCGCCGACCACGGCTACGCCGGCGTCGAGATCCTGGGCGACGAGCCGCACGCCTTCTTCCCCGATTTCGGCGAGGACGACCGAAATGAGCTGTCAACAGTGCTTGACGATACGGGCATCGAGGTCTCGAACATCAACGCGAACACCGCGACGGGCTACTACGACGACGTGCCGCCATCGTCCTTCTTCGATCCAAGCGTCGTCACTGCCGACGACGAGGGACGCGAGTGGCGCATCGACTACACGAAGCGAGCCATCGACCTCGCCGACGAGGTCGGCGCGCCGGCGGTCTGTCTCGCCACCGGTCGCCCGCTGCCCGGCAATCCGCCGAATCGGGCCTACGAGTACCTGCTCGACTCGCTCGACACGATCTGTGAATACGCAGACGAGCGCGACGTCGAGGTGGGCATCGAGTACGAGCCCGAGCTGCTCGTCGAGTGCACCGAGGAAGTCCTGGAACTGATCCAGGACGTCGGTCACGACGCGCTCGGGGTCAACCTTGACGTCGGCCACGCGGCCGTCTACGGAGAAGATCCTGCGGAGACGATCCGGCGGTGTGCAGGTCACATCACCGGCGTCCATCTGGAGGACATCGTCGGCGGCGTCCGCGGCAAACACTACCACCGCATCCCCGGCGAGGGCGATCTTGACTTCCGGGCGATCTTCGACGCGCTCGACGATATCGAGTATGGCGGATTCGCCACGCTCGAACTCTACACGTATCCCGACGAACCGGATCGAGCCGCCAGCGAAGCCTACGAGGCGCTGTCGTCGTACTGCTGA
- a CDS encoding UbiA family prenyltransferase codes for MGGSEGPACEAESRGKLAAYAALVRVPNLASAPPDVLLGGALVAAIGGRISIPALVGLAVASTLLYAGGTTLNDYFDAPIDARERPERPIPSGRVPRRTAGALGAALLVGGMLVALGTAGPRAGLFAAALAAVIALYDGVLKGGPAGFLAMGSARGLDVLLGTAAGATASTAALPAWALVIPIVIALYIAAVTYMADNEATTTERGAVAAAAAGVLLAVLGVLAAVVTLGPSLVRFAFAVGLAGGFLVWTGRALGPAYATPRPDTVGPAVGTCVLALVVLDAAFAALAGVGWALAVLAFLIPAVGLSRLFDVS; via the coding sequence GTGGGTGGATCTGAGGGGCCCGCGTGCGAGGCCGAATCGCGCGGGAAACTCGCGGCCTACGCGGCGCTGGTGCGCGTTCCGAACCTCGCGAGCGCACCGCCGGACGTCCTGCTCGGTGGTGCGCTCGTCGCCGCCATCGGTGGAAGGATTTCGATACCTGCGCTCGTCGGACTCGCGGTCGCGTCGACGCTGCTGTACGCCGGCGGCACGACGCTGAACGACTACTTCGACGCGCCGATCGACGCACGCGAGCGCCCGGAACGCCCGATCCCGTCGGGCAGGGTTCCACGGCGGACGGCGGGCGCGCTCGGCGCGGCGCTGCTGGTCGGCGGCATGCTCGTCGCGCTCGGGACGGCCGGCCCACGAGCCGGCCTGTTCGCGGCGGCGCTCGCGGCAGTCATCGCACTCTACGACGGCGTTCTCAAGGGTGGTCCCGCCGGCTTTCTCGCGATGGGCAGCGCGCGCGGACTCGACGTGTTGCTCGGGACGGCGGCGGGAGCGACGGCATCGACAGCCGCGCTCCCCGCGTGGGCGCTCGTGATCCCGATCGTCATCGCGCTGTATATCGCTGCCGTGACGTATATGGCTGACAACGAGGCGACGACGACCGAGCGCGGCGCGGTCGCGGCGGCAGCCGCCGGCGTGTTGCTGGCCGTTCTCGGGGTTCTCGCGGCGGTCGTAACCCTGGGGCCGTCGCTCGTCCGGTTCGCGTTCGCCGTCGGACTCGCCGGCGGCTTCTTGGTGTGGACCGGGCGCGCGCTCGGCCCGGCGTACGCGACCCCTCGACCGGATACCGTCGGCCCGGCGGTCGGGACCTGTGTCCTCGCGCTCGTCGTGCTCGACGCGGCGTTCGCGGCGCTCGCGGGCGTCGGCTGGGCGCTCGCCGTCCTCGCCTTTCTCATCCCCGCGGTCGGCCTCTCCCGCCTGTTCGACGTCTCGTAG
- a CDS encoding inositol-3-phosphate synthase — protein sequence MSASIGVWLVGARGNVATTAMIGARAIAHGATDTTGMVSERAPCTGLDLPKIDSLVFGGHDVQDGSVVETAERLAERNGIPDRATLDAVRDDLDTIDERIETGTARNCGQAVTEIADGGIDESLSLRAIVGNIQDDYERFREDNELERVVVINVASSEPLPADPERYDSIEAVERALDEDEPLPASSLYAYAALAGGHPFVNFTPNAANALGGLRELAEREGVPHMGKDGKTGETLMKSALAPMFAQRNLRVRSWEGHNILGNKDGEVLEDDANKAGKLASKGGVLDGILDHETHNRVRIDYTPALGDWKTAWDDIRFRGFLDTDMKLQFTWEGSDSALAAPLVLDLARLLAFADEQGESGLQPQLASFFKAPLGVDEHGLSKQFGMLQEYVEAHAAQPTAVGAEGDDD from the coding sequence ATGAGCGCGAGCATCGGCGTCTGGCTCGTCGGCGCGCGCGGGAACGTCGCCACGACGGCGATGATCGGTGCGCGTGCCATCGCCCACGGCGCGACCGACACGACGGGGATGGTCTCCGAGCGCGCACCGTGTACGGGACTCGACCTCCCGAAAATCGACTCGCTCGTCTTCGGCGGTCACGACGTCCAGGACGGCAGCGTCGTCGAGACGGCCGAGCGCCTCGCGGAGCGCAACGGCATTCCCGATCGCGCGACGCTCGACGCCGTTCGTGACGATCTCGACACGATCGACGAACGCATCGAGACCGGCACGGCACGCAACTGCGGGCAGGCGGTCACGGAAATTGCCGACGGGGGAATCGACGAGTCGCTCTCGTTGCGGGCGATCGTCGGGAATATTCAGGACGACTACGAGCGATTCCGCGAGGACAACGAGCTGGAGCGAGTAGTTGTGATCAACGTCGCCTCTTCGGAGCCGCTGCCGGCAGACCCCGAGAGATACGACTCGATCGAGGCCGTCGAACGTGCGCTCGACGAGGACGAACCGTTGCCGGCGAGTTCGCTGTACGCCTACGCCGCACTTGCCGGCGGCCATCCGTTCGTGAACTTCACGCCGAACGCCGCGAACGCGCTCGGTGGACTGCGCGAGCTGGCCGAGCGCGAGGGCGTTCCGCACATGGGCAAGGACGGCAAGACGGGCGAGACGCTGATGAAGTCCGCGCTCGCGCCGATGTTCGCCCAGCGCAATCTCCGGGTGCGCTCGTGGGAGGGTCACAACATCCTCGGAAACAAGGACGGCGAGGTGCTCGAAGACGATGCGAACAAAGCTGGAAAGTTGGCGAGTAAGGGCGGCGTGCTCGACGGCATCCTCGATCACGAGACCCACAACCGAGTCAGGATCGACTACACGCCCGCGCTCGGCGACTGGAAGACCGCGTGGGACGACATCCGTTTTCGGGGATTCCTCGATACCGACATGAAACTCCAGTTCACCTGGGAGGGCTCCGATTCGGCGCTCGCCGCGCCGCTCGTGCTCGATCTCGCGCGCTTGCTCGCGTTCGCCGACGAGCAGGGTGAGTCGGGATTGCAGCCCCAGCTCGCCTCCTTTTTCAAAGCGCCGCTCGGCGTCGACGAGCACGGTCTCTCGAAACAGTTCGGGATGCTCCAAGAGTACGTCGAAGCGCACGCCGCGCAGCCGACCGCCGTCGGCGCGGAGGGTGACGATGACTGA
- a CDS encoding TatD family hydrolase: MEIIDPHMHMVSRSADDYARARRAGIECCIEPAFWSGTDKQHAGSFFDYFEQIIDFETARAERAGGMDHYVTIGLEPKEANYREMAEEVLDRLPEYLDRENVVGLGEIGFDQGTDDEEWAFRTQLRMAEERELPVIIHTPHTDKLAGTERIVDIIEDEGVAQERIVIDHNTAETIETSLTTDCWVGFTLYPGKIEDEAAIDLLEEYGTDKMLFNSAADWDPSDPLAVPKARDKMLDRGWEREDVKKVVFDNPYEFFDQSPNFTYER, translated from the coding sequence ATGGAGATCATCGATCCGCACATGCACATGGTCTCGCGCTCGGCCGACGACTATGCACGGGCGCGTCGGGCTGGCATCGAGTGCTGCATCGAACCCGCGTTTTGGAGCGGCACGGACAAACAGCACGCGGGCTCGTTTTTCGACTACTTCGAGCAGATCATCGACTTCGAGACCGCGCGTGCCGAGCGCGCCGGCGGGATGGATCACTACGTCACCATCGGGCTGGAACCCAAGGAGGCGAACTACCGCGAGATGGCCGAAGAAGTTCTGGACCGCCTGCCGGAGTATCTCGACCGCGAGAACGTCGTCGGCCTCGGCGAGATCGGGTTCGATCAAGGCACCGACGACGAGGAGTGGGCGTTTCGCACCCAGCTGCGGATGGCCGAGGAACGCGAACTCCCCGTCATCATCCACACGCCGCACACGGACAAGCTCGCGGGCACCGAGCGGATCGTCGACATCATCGAGGACGAAGGTGTCGCTCAGGAGCGCATCGTCATCGATCACAACACCGCAGAGACGATCGAGACCTCCCTCACCACGGACTGCTGGGTCGGTTTCACGCTCTACCCCGGCAAGATCGAGGACGAGGCGGCCATCGACCTCCTGGAGGAGTACGGCACCGACAAGATGCTCTTCAACAGCGCCGCCGACTGGGACCCCTCTGACCCGCTCGCGGTGCCGAAGGCGCGCGACAAGATGCTCGATCGGGGCTGGGAGCGCGAGGACGTGAAGAAGGTCGTCTTCGACAACCCCTACGAGTTCTTCGATCAGTCGCCGAACTTCACCTACGAGCGATGA